In Candidatus Nomurabacteria bacterium, a genomic segment contains:
- the rpsT gene encoding 30S ribosomal protein S20, translated as MPNSKAAAKALRQDARKKDRNDKVKTELRYLVKHTRRAVTNKAKDQAQDFLKKALKAYDKAVQNKVIKPNTGSRMKSRLSKLVKTIA; from the coding sequence ATGCCAAACTCTAAAGCAGCCGCTAAGGCACTCCGACAAGATGCTCGTAAGAAAGATCGCAACGATAAGGTGAAAACCGAATTGCGCTATCTTGTGAAGCACACTCGCCGAGCAGTTACCAACAAAGCAAAAGATCAGGCACAAGACTTTTTGAAAAAGGCTCTCAAGGCCTATGACAAGGCTGTCCAAAATAAGGTCATCAAACCAAACACCGGCAGTCGAATGAAGTCCCGCTTGAGCAAGTTGGTCAAGACTATCGCTTAG
- a CDS encoding adenylyltransferase/cytidyltransferase family protein: MPRNQSRKRRVLAFGTFDLLHPGHKYYLEQARKHGEELIVVVGRDRTVLTVKKAWPLRDEETRRISVERLKPVTKAVLGNERHVYRVLDDYRPDVIALGYDQKAFTRNLKRELKRRRLRCSIVRIDAYRPEEFKSSILKKQFQNGKGKAPAAQDLPK; this comes from the coding sequence ATGCCCCGAAATCAGAGTCGGAAACGACGGGTCTTAGCATTTGGCACTTTTGATTTACTCCACCCTGGACACAAGTACTACCTAGAGCAGGCCCGCAAGCATGGTGAAGAGCTCATCGTGGTAGTTGGTCGTGATCGCACTGTGCTGACCGTGAAAAAGGCCTGGCCGCTCCGGGATGAAGAAACGCGTCGGATTTCAGTCGAGCGCTTGAAGCCGGTCACTAAGGCTGTCCTGGGCAATGAACGCCATGTCTATCGCGTCCTTGATGACTATCGACCAGATGTTATTGCGCTTGGCTATGATCAAAAAGCCTTTACCCGAAACCTAAAACGCGAATTAAAACGCCGTCGCCTCCGCTGCTCGATTGTCCGGATTGATGCGTATCGACCTGAGGAGTTTAAATCATCTATCCTCAAAAAACAGTTCCAAAATGGTAAAGGAAAGGCGCCAGCGGCCCAGGACTTGCCAAAATAA
- the uvrB gene encoding excinuclease ABC subunit UvrB has protein sequence MSSPFTLVSPFQATGDQPKAIEGLTKGLQKGNHYQTLLGVTGSGKTFTMANVIANIGKPTLIISHNKTLAAQLASEFKEFFPENAVDYFVSYYDYYQPEAYIPRSDTYIEKETQINEEIERLRNAATRDLLTRKDVIIVASVSCIYGIGSPEEYQGVAIDLKLGKQLAPYDFQKQLVENLYQRNEQDFRRGTFRVRGDTVDVYPAYAETGLRVSFFGNEIDRIVELDPLSGDALETMQSTTIYPARLFVTPKDKIKEILQAIEAEMVERVQWFKQHDKLIEAQRIEERTRFDMEMIAATGYCNGVENYSRFFSFRKPGMPPYTLLDFFPKDFLLFIDESHITLPQIRGMYEGDRARKQNLVNFGFRLPAALDNRPLRVDEFEQRTGQTVYVSATPTDLEIQRSSQVVEQVIRPTGLLDPVIEIRPTKHQIDNLVEEVEKRIHAKERVLITTLTKRMAEDLAEYLRELRIKVHYLHADVDTMERLEILRDLRLGTYDVVVGINLLREGLDLPEVSLVAILDADKEGYLRSETSLIQTMGRAARHINGTVIMYADKMTGSMRRAIKETERRRKIQQDYNTTHGITPKGIKKAIKEDRLSGQKRVEEETPEPSMGDIPAEELPKLIRELEGHMDLAARNLEFEKAARLRDQISELRAQMKPTKRTSSLRARRGKRSHANLPGRGRWGKK, from the coding sequence ATGTCTTCTCCATTTACGCTCGTCTCTCCATTCCAAGCAACCGGCGACCAACCCAAGGCAATCGAGGGCTTAACCAAGGGTCTGCAAAAGGGTAATCATTATCAAACCCTCCTGGGCGTCACGGGCTCAGGTAAAACTTTTACCATGGCAAATGTCATTGCCAATATTGGTAAACCAACCTTAATCATTTCGCATAACAAAACATTGGCCGCTCAGCTGGCTTCTGAGTTTAAAGAATTTTTCCCGGAGAACGCCGTTGACTACTTTGTGTCCTACTATGACTACTACCAACCAGAGGCCTACATCCCGCGCTCTGATACCTATATAGAAAAGGAAACACAAATTAACGAGGAGATTGAACGATTGCGCAATGCAGCCACGCGTGACTTACTCACTCGCAAAGATGTTATCATCGTCGCCTCTGTTTCTTGCATCTACGGTATTGGTTCACCAGAGGAATATCAAGGTGTTGCGATTGACCTAAAGCTTGGAAAACAATTAGCGCCCTATGATTTTCAGAAGCAGCTGGTAGAAAACCTGTACCAGCGAAATGAGCAGGATTTCCGGCGCGGTACTTTCCGGGTGCGTGGCGATACAGTGGATGTGTATCCAGCCTACGCAGAAACCGGTTTGCGAGTGAGCTTCTTTGGAAATGAGATTGACCGCATTGTTGAGCTCGACCCTCTGAGCGGTGATGCGCTCGAAACTATGCAGTCCACCACTATTTATCCGGCTCGCCTCTTTGTCACTCCTAAAGACAAAATAAAAGAGATTCTCCAGGCTATTGAAGCTGAAATGGTCGAGCGCGTGCAGTGGTTTAAACAGCACGATAAGCTGATTGAAGCGCAGCGTATAGAAGAGCGCACTCGCTTTGATATGGAAATGATTGCCGCTACTGGTTATTGCAATGGAGTGGAAAATTATTCTCGCTTTTTCTCCTTCCGCAAACCTGGCATGCCACCCTACACCTTGCTCGACTTCTTCCCAAAAGACTTCCTCCTCTTCATTGATGAGTCGCATATTACCCTACCGCAAATCCGCGGGATGTACGAGGGCGATCGAGCACGCAAACAAAACCTGGTGAACTTTGGATTCCGCCTGCCAGCTGCACTGGATAACCGACCGCTGCGAGTAGATGAATTCGAACAACGCACCGGGCAGACTGTTTACGTCTCAGCCACGCCAACCGATCTAGAGATACAGCGCAGTAGTCAAGTGGTAGAGCAGGTTATCCGCCCGACCGGCTTACTCGATCCGGTGATAGAGATCCGACCAACCAAGCATCAGATCGATAACCTGGTTGAAGAGGTGGAAAAGCGTATTCACGCAAAGGAACGCGTCCTCATCACGACGCTTACGAAACGAATGGCTGAGGACCTGGCTGAGTATTTACGCGAGCTGCGTATTAAGGTGCACTACCTTCACGCCGATGTGGACACAATGGAGCGATTGGAAATCCTCCGTGACTTACGGCTTGGCACCTATGACGTGGTGGTGGGTATTAACCTGCTGCGGGAAGGGCTCGATCTGCCAGAAGTTTCTCTGGTAGCTATTCTGGATGCTGACAAAGAAGGCTATCTTCGTTCTGAAACCTCCCTCATCCAAACTATGGGCCGCGCCGCGCGCCATATCAATGGCACCGTTATTATGTACGCTGATAAAATGACTGGCTCGATGCGCCGGGCTATAAAAGAAACTGAACGACGCAGAAAAATCCAGCAGGACTACAACACAACTCACGGCATCACTCCAAAAGGAATCAAAAAGGCTATCAAAGAGGATCGCCTCTCGGGCCAAAAACGCGTAGAAGAAGAAACACCCGAACCAAGCATGGGTGACATCCCGGCCGAGGAGCTGCCTAAACTTATTCGAGAGCTAGAAGGGCACATGGACTTAGCCGCTCGGAATTTGGAATTTGAAAAAGCTGCCCGGCTGCGCGATCAGATTAGTGAACTGCGCGCGCAAATGAAACCGACCAAGCGGACAAGCAGCCTACGCGCGCGGCGCGGCAAACGAAGTCACGCCAATCTACCCGGTCGGGGTAGGTGGGGAAAGAAATAA
- the ruvA gene encoding Holliday junction branch migration protein RuvA, with amino-acid sequence MIAILRGKVIQLGEKTAILDVQGVGYELFLSPNVRASLNVDQDITLHTYLNVREDAMELYGFQSAAERSFFKQLISISGVGPKSALGVLAVASLDEVKRAVASGDASMLTKVAGIGRKTAERIVVELKEKLVGEVLESQGATAGDSGILEALQGLGYSLMEAREAVRGIPATIEGFDERLKVALKMIGKS; translated from the coding sequence ATGATTGCCATACTCCGCGGAAAAGTTATTCAACTTGGTGAAAAAACTGCCATTCTCGATGTGCAGGGCGTTGGTTATGAGCTTTTTCTCAGTCCAAATGTGCGCGCATCGTTGAACGTAGATCAAGATATTACTCTGCATACCTATCTGAATGTGCGGGAAGATGCCATGGAACTCTATGGTTTTCAATCAGCGGCCGAGCGTTCATTCTTTAAGCAGCTTATTTCGATTTCCGGTGTTGGACCAAAAAGTGCGCTGGGTGTGTTGGCAGTAGCAAGCTTGGATGAGGTGAAACGAGCAGTGGCCTCTGGTGATGCCAGTATGCTGACCAAGGTGGCCGGTATAGGGCGTAAGACGGCTGAGCGTATTGTGGTTGAGTTGAAGGAAAAACTAGTCGGAGAAGTATTAGAATCCCAAGGCGCCACAGCCGGCGACAGTGGTATTTTGGAAGCGCTGCAAGGCTTAGGGTATTCACTTATGGAAGCACGTGAGGCAGTTCGCGGGATCCCGGCTACTATTGAGGGTTTTGATGAGCGATTGAAAGTGGCCTTAAAGATGATTGGAAAGTCATAA
- a CDS encoding peptidoglycan bridge formation glycyltransferase FemA/FemB family protein, whose protein sequence is MDVREISDAVAWDGFIGAQNQAQFLQSWHWGEFQRALGRQIVRLGVFDGARQLAAAQGAIYHLPMNQRYLYIPRGPIMLDYTDKAVWQALHQALLERAQQARALAIRIEPLMLRSAEAPSIVELGYQQTEAMQPADTRLLSLHTSEDDILNAMHQKTRYNIRLAEKKGVQVITTHAEKDLETFLQLQHVTASRDNISPFPDSYFRTMFATLPELMRSIVLAQYNGMTLAANLMIRYGDTMTYSHGASSNEHRNVMAPYLAQWRSIQHAAQSALKWYDFRGIAPSDDPQHAWAGITRFKAGFGGEAVHLIGTYDFPVEKGWYQAYMFGRKLVGLVR, encoded by the coding sequence ATGGACGTTAGGGAAATAAGTGACGCGGTAGCTTGGGATGGATTTATCGGAGCGCAAAATCAAGCGCAGTTTTTACAGTCTTGGCATTGGGGTGAATTTCAGCGAGCGCTAGGTCGACAAATAGTACGCCTGGGTGTCTTTGACGGAGCGCGGCAACTCGCAGCCGCCCAAGGTGCCATTTATCATCTGCCGATGAATCAACGCTATCTCTATATTCCTCGTGGCCCCATTATGCTGGACTATACTGACAAAGCAGTGTGGCAGGCGCTTCATCAAGCCTTATTGGAGCGGGCGCAACAAGCTCGTGCATTGGCGATTCGGATAGAGCCACTCATGCTCCGCAGCGCTGAAGCACCATCGATTGTTGAGTTGGGGTATCAACAGACTGAGGCAATGCAGCCGGCTGATACACGACTCCTTTCCCTTCACACAAGCGAGGATGACATCCTAAATGCAATGCATCAGAAGACTCGCTACAATATTCGCTTGGCTGAGAAGAAGGGTGTGCAGGTGATAACGACACACGCGGAAAAAGACCTCGAGACCTTTTTACAGCTCCAGCACGTGACCGCGAGCCGCGATAACATTAGCCCCTTCCCAGACAGCTACTTCCGCACAATGTTTGCGACTTTACCAGAGCTCATGCGCTCCATCGTGCTGGCGCAATACAACGGCATGACCCTAGCAGCCAATCTCATGATTCGTTATGGCGATACCATGACCTATAGTCATGGTGCTTCATCAAATGAGCATCGAAATGTGATGGCACCCTATCTTGCCCAATGGCGATCAATTCAACACGCAGCGCAGTCAGCTTTGAAATGGTATGACTTCCGTGGTATTGCACCGAGTGACGATCCACAACATGCCTGGGCTGGTATTACACGTTTCAAAGCCGGCTTCGGTGGCGAGGCGGTGCATCTCATTGGCACCTATGATTTCCCAGTTGAAAAAGGTTGGTATCAAGCCTATATGTTTGGTAGGAAGTTAGTCGGCTTGGTCCGTTAG
- a CDS encoding ribose-phosphate diphosphokinase — MPFFDSSPVILSGSAHPALATAIARNLGLDPGAMNVGRFPDHEIKVQIGGNIRGKDVFIVQPTHATADRGSDNLLELLIMTDAARRASAERITVVLPYFGYARQDRKDKPRVPITAKLVTSMIQHAGADRFLSIDLHSGQIQGFTDAPFDHLYGWIVLLPVIKSLNLAALSIGSVDLGGATMVGNWRSRIPGSDVVLIDKQRLGDRSTRIRQVIGEVEGRDMVLVDDVLSSGISMEVAARAMQERGARSVRAAVTHGVFCEDCIRRLEEAPITEVYVTDTLPLPSSLPGKFRVCSVAPLLGDAIMDIHNSNSLTHHFGLDGSDVKSE, encoded by the coding sequence ATGCCGTTCTTTGACAGTAGTCCTGTAATCCTGAGTGGTAGTGCACACCCGGCATTAGCCACTGCGATTGCCAGAAACCTGGGACTAGATCCGGGGGCTATGAATGTCGGTCGCTTTCCGGATCATGAGATCAAAGTGCAGATCGGCGGAAACATTCGTGGTAAGGACGTTTTCATTGTCCAGCCAACGCATGCAACTGCTGATCGAGGCTCGGACAACTTGCTAGAACTACTCATCATGACTGATGCTGCACGGCGTGCGTCGGCCGAACGCATCACTGTTGTTCTTCCTTACTTCGGGTACGCCCGACAGGATCGGAAGGACAAACCTCGGGTGCCTATCACTGCGAAGTTGGTGACGAGCATGATTCAGCATGCCGGCGCTGATCGCTTCCTCAGCATTGATTTGCACTCGGGCCAGATCCAGGGCTTCACTGACGCTCCCTTTGACCATCTCTATGGTTGGATCGTCTTGCTGCCGGTGATCAAGTCCCTCAATCTTGCGGCACTTTCCATCGGGTCGGTCGATCTGGGCGGAGCAACTATGGTTGGGAACTGGCGCTCGCGTATTCCGGGGTCTGATGTGGTGCTGATCGACAAGCAGCGATTGGGCGATCGAAGCACCAGGATCAGGCAAGTGATCGGCGAAGTTGAAGGCCGCGATATGGTTCTGGTTGACGATGTGCTTAGCAGTGGCATTTCCATGGAGGTAGCGGCTAGGGCTATGCAAGAGCGAGGCGCGCGTAGTGTTCGTGCAGCGGTGACCCACGGAGTTTTCTGTGAAGACTGTATTCGTCGGTTGGAGGAGGCGCCGATAACCGAAGTGTATGTGACCGATACCTTGCCTCTCCCGAGCAGCCTTCCAGGCAAGTTCCGCGTTTGTTCGGTGGCACCGTTGCTCGGCGACGCCATCATGGACATTCACAACTCGAATTCACTCACCCACCATTTTGGGCTGGATGGATCGGATGTGAAAAGCGAATGA
- a CDS encoding DUF1003 domain-containing protein, giving the protein MRKRVKKEFEQRSTWQDRIADTITRFSGSMTFVYLHIGWFILWLIVNGLEGTKPWDPYPYNFLTLIVSLEAIFLSTFVLISQNRESERTDVRDQLDYEIDVKAQEQIERIMKSLERIERKLNTSSKKTKQK; this is encoded by the coding sequence ATGCGAAAACGAGTAAAAAAAGAATTTGAGCAGCGCTCTACGTGGCAAGATAGAATCGCCGATACAATAACTCGTTTTTCCGGTTCAATGACTTTTGTTTACCTCCACATCGGATGGTTTATTTTATGGTTAATAGTGAATGGTTTAGAGGGAACAAAGCCATGGGATCCCTATCCATACAACTTCCTCACTCTGATTGTTTCACTGGAAGCGATTTTCCTTTCCACCTTTGTGCTTATTTCACAAAACCGTGAATCTGAGCGGACCGATGTGCGCGATCAGCTTGACTATGAAATTGATGTGAAGGCTCAGGAGCAAATCGAACGCATTATGAAGAGCCTGGAACGCATTGAACGCAAACTCAATACTAGCAGCAAAAAAACAAAGCAAAAGTAG
- a CDS encoding UDP-N-acetylmuramoyl-L-alanyl-D-glutamate--2,6-diaminopimelate ligase — protein sequence MLKQLLRPFIPRSILLSYHRCRAHLTAFRFGYPGKKLRVIAVTGTNGKSTVVEWIGQLLALMGEPVGWISTASVRIGDETKLNTTKLTTADTSFLQSHLAKMVRAGAKYAVLEASSQGLAQGRLNGVPIQGAVFTNLTPEHIEWHGSMLAYQRAKELLFQRLMSSARVTDAPKVSVVNGDDPVADAFLRYPADKKVVCTLYGSVHTKADVHRRAEIVEQNEKGTRIRIEEHEVFLPFLGRFNVMNALEAVAVLEQYGFPLAKLVPALAQLVPVPGRLEFIPSKRDFQILVDYAPEPASMQALYQVLEQLHPKRILHVFGSAGGGRDKSRRPVLGKWVAEHADLAIVTNEDPYDEDPEQIIDDVVAGTKEASPLRAQVERVSDRRQAIAHALSLAKSGDLVVITGKASEQWLMGPKGTRQAWDDRQVVREELGNRL from the coding sequence ATGTTGAAACAGCTACTCAGACCTTTTATCCCACGATCAATCCTTTTAAGTTATCATCGTTGCCGAGCGCATTTGACCGCGTTTCGTTTTGGCTATCCGGGTAAGAAGCTGCGCGTCATTGCGGTGACCGGCACAAATGGGAAATCAACAGTAGTAGAGTGGATCGGGCAATTGCTTGCTCTCATGGGTGAGCCGGTAGGATGGATTTCTACCGCATCGGTTCGTATCGGCGATGAGACAAAGCTAAATACAACGAAGTTGACTACGGCTGATACGAGTTTTTTACAGTCTCATCTTGCTAAAATGGTGCGAGCAGGCGCAAAGTATGCAGTTCTAGAAGCTTCCTCTCAGGGCTTAGCGCAAGGTCGTTTGAACGGGGTGCCGATTCAGGGTGCAGTTTTTACCAATCTCACACCAGAACATATTGAATGGCACGGATCGATGTTGGCATATCAACGGGCTAAGGAGCTATTGTTTCAAAGACTCATGTCGAGTGCTCGTGTAACAGATGCCCCAAAAGTGAGTGTGGTAAACGGAGACGACCCAGTGGCTGATGCCTTTCTTCGCTACCCAGCGGATAAAAAGGTTGTATGTACTCTGTATGGAAGCGTGCACACAAAAGCTGACGTGCATCGTCGAGCCGAAATTGTTGAGCAAAACGAAAAAGGAACCCGCATTCGTATTGAGGAGCATGAGGTGTTTTTACCTTTTCTTGGGCGCTTCAATGTGATGAATGCCCTGGAAGCAGTAGCCGTGCTTGAGCAATATGGTTTCCCATTAGCTAAGCTAGTACCTGCATTGGCGCAGTTAGTGCCGGTACCGGGACGCTTAGAGTTTATTCCAAGTAAGCGCGATTTTCAGATTTTAGTCGACTATGCGCCTGAACCAGCTTCTATGCAGGCGCTTTATCAAGTGCTTGAGCAGCTCCATCCAAAGCGTATATTGCATGTTTTTGGTTCGGCTGGCGGTGGACGTGATAAGAGTCGGCGTCCAGTGCTCGGCAAATGGGTGGCCGAACACGCAGACCTTGCTATTGTGACAAACGAGGATCCTTATGACGAAGACCCAGAGCAGATAATTGACGATGTTGTAGCCGGAACAAAAGAGGCCTCACCCCTTCGTGCCCAAGTTGAACGGGTATCTGATCGTCGGCAAGCCATTGCCCATGCACTTTCCCTAGCAAAATCAGGCGATTTAGTCGTAATTACCGGCAAAGCATCTGAACAATGGCTGATGGGCCCAAAAGGTACGCGCCAGGCCTGGGACGATCGTCAGGTTGTGCGCGAAGAACTCGGGAATAGACTTTAA
- a CDS encoding DNA-directed RNA polymerase subunit beta, with protein MQKNSSGVTKERKFFTKLHEAIPLPDLIEIQKRSYEWFFRDGLKELFEEISPIRDFIGRDLELYFGDYYLDEPKFDEVAAKAKNVTYEAALRVQTRLVNKKTGEIKEQEIYLGDFPLITDRGTFIINGIERVVVSQLIRSAGAFFTAEYLRGRYYYGAKIIPNRGAWLELETDANNVISVKIDRKRKVPITSLLRAFGLGSDEELLGLFKEVDTHATDKYLEATIAKDAARSEAEGLKEVYKRIRPGDLATTDNARELIHKMFFSFDRYDFGRVGRYKLNHRFGFDFPNDKEHRVLQKDDVIAIVREIITLNNRQAEPDDIDHLGNRRVRAIGELVQNKFRVGLARMERIVKDRMSTRDITTLTPNQLINARPIIGAVKEFFMSSQLSQFMDQHNPLAELEHKRRLSAMGPGGLSRERAGFDVRDVHRTHYGRICPIATPEGPNIGLVGHLASYARINDYGFIETPFRRVIHDIPNDPKQTEGEELREDVQDAAGQTVASAGTKITKDIAEKLKQSGKELIPIKPRVLSDVLYLDAFTEERAVTTAATTPIDENGYFMSERVEVRRHGEPTIGTPWEVDYMDVSPKQIVSVTTSLIPFLEHDDAVRALMGTNMQRQAVAVINPQSPIVGTGVEGRAARDSGQVVLAKNAGEIVKVQGNLIQIKEADGTIRDYPLRKFNRSNASGSINQKPLVDRGQEVEAGALLADGPSTEDGELALGQNILVAFMPWEGGNYEDAILLSERLVQGDRYTSIHIEDYSIDVRDTKLGPEVVTRDIPNVSEEKLKDLDEDGVIRIGAEVSSGDILVGKITPKGETELSAEEKLLRAIFGEKAKDVKDSSLYLEHGEHGKVVDIKVFSREKGDKLSSGVIKTIQVSVAQLRKIQVGDKMAGRHGNKGVISRIVAVEDMPFLEDGTPVDIILNPLGVASRMNLGQILETHLGLAAKKLGYKVASPALDGVPEETIREELAKAGYPVDGKLTLIDGRTGKPMDQKATVGNIYMLKLNHLVEDKIHQRSIGPYSLVTQQPLGGKAQFGGQRFGEMEVWALEAYGAAHTLQEMLTIKSDDVPGRSKAYESVIKGEPITRLNVPESFNVLVRELKGLGLDVDLIGAKPRDGEEEKPRQPSEEEKKLATAETGGGEDVPEEPKESSDD; from the coding sequence ATGCAAAAAAACTCATCAGGGGTAACTAAAGAACGGAAGTTTTTTACAAAACTTCACGAAGCCATTCCGCTGCCTGATCTCATCGAGATTCAGAAGCGTTCCTATGAATGGTTTTTCCGCGATGGGCTCAAAGAGCTTTTCGAGGAGATTTCACCTATCCGCGACTTTATCGGTCGTGACCTTGAGTTATATTTTGGTGACTACTACCTGGATGAGCCAAAGTTTGATGAAGTAGCTGCCAAAGCAAAGAACGTAACCTATGAGGCTGCACTTCGCGTACAAACTCGTTTAGTTAACAAAAAGACTGGTGAAATCAAGGAACAGGAAATTTACCTGGGTGATTTCCCACTCATTACTGATCGCGGCACTTTCATTATCAACGGTATTGAGCGCGTGGTTGTTTCACAGCTGATTCGTTCAGCTGGCGCCTTCTTTACTGCTGAGTACTTGCGCGGACGTTATTACTATGGTGCAAAAATTATTCCAAACCGTGGCGCTTGGCTGGAATTAGAAACTGATGCGAATAATGTTATCTCAGTAAAGATTGACCGTAAGCGCAAAGTACCGATCACATCACTGCTTCGCGCCTTTGGCCTTGGTTCTGATGAAGAATTGCTCGGCCTCTTTAAAGAAGTTGATACTCACGCGACTGATAAATATCTAGAAGCAACGATTGCTAAGGATGCCGCTCGTTCAGAGGCAGAGGGCTTGAAGGAAGTCTACAAGCGTATTCGTCCAGGTGACTTGGCTACAACTGACAACGCACGTGAATTGATTCACAAGATGTTCTTCTCATTCGATCGATATGACTTCGGTCGAGTTGGTCGTTACAAGCTGAATCATCGCTTCGGCTTTGATTTCCCAAATGACAAAGAGCATCGTGTCTTGCAAAAAGATGATGTGATCGCCATTGTTCGCGAAATCATCACCTTGAATAACCGCCAAGCAGAGCCGGATGATATCGACCACTTAGGTAATCGACGAGTTCGCGCCATCGGTGAATTGGTTCAAAACAAGTTCCGCGTTGGTTTGGCTCGCATGGAGCGTATCGTAAAAGATCGCATGTCCACTCGCGACATCACTACACTCACTCCAAACCAATTAATTAATGCGCGTCCAATTATTGGTGCAGTAAAAGAGTTCTTCATGAGCTCCCAGTTGTCCCAATTCATGGATCAGCATAATCCATTGGCTGAGTTAGAGCACAAGCGCCGCTTGTCTGCTATGGGTCCTGGTGGTTTGTCACGCGAACGAGCCGGATTTGATGTGCGTGACGTGCACCGCACCCACTATGGTCGTATCTGTCCAATTGCCACTCCAGAAGGACCAAACATTGGTTTGGTCGGACACTTGGCCAGCTACGCACGTATTAATGACTATGGATTTATCGAAACACCGTTCCGCCGAGTTATTCATGATATACCAAACGATCCTAAGCAAACTGAAGGTGAAGAGCTACGTGAGGATGTACAAGATGCAGCTGGTCAGACTGTGGCCAGTGCCGGCACAAAAATCACTAAGGATATCGCTGAGAAGTTAAAGCAATCTGGCAAAGAGCTTATTCCGATTAAGCCACGTGTGTTAAGCGATGTGCTTTACTTGGATGCCTTTACTGAAGAGCGTGCTGTGACCACTGCCGCAACCACCCCGATTGATGAAAACGGTTATTTCATGAGCGAGCGGGTTGAGGTTCGACGTCATGGTGAGCCAACCATTGGTACACCGTGGGAAGTTGATTACATGGACGTTTCACCGAAGCAGATTGTGAGTGTGACCACGTCCTTAATTCCTTTCTTGGAACACGATGACGCGGTACGTGCCCTGATGGGTACCAATATGCAACGCCAGGCTGTGGCTGTTATTAACCCACAATCACCGATTGTTGGTACTGGTGTTGAGGGTCGCGCAGCACGTGATTCTGGTCAGGTTGTCTTAGCGAAGAATGCCGGTGAGATTGTGAAGGTGCAAGGTAACCTTATACAGATTAAGGAAGCTGATGGTACTATTCGTGATTATCCTTTGCGTAAATTCAATCGATCAAACGCTTCCGGATCAATTAACCAGAAGCCTTTAGTTGATCGTGGACAAGAAGTAGAAGCCGGTGCGCTTTTGGCTGATGGTCCTTCCACTGAAGACGGTGAATTAGCACTTGGGCAAAACATTCTTGTGGCTTTCATGCCATGGGAAGGTGGTAACTACGAAGACGCTATTCTCTTGTCTGAACGTTTGGTGCAGGGCGACCGCTACACTTCTATTCACATCGAGGACTACTCAATTGATGTACGCGACACAAAGCTCGGACCAGAAGTAGTTACGCGCGATATTCCTAACGTGTCTGAAGAGAAGTTAAAGGATTTGGATGAAGACGGTGTGATTCGCATCGGAGCAGAAGTTTCTTCAGGTGATATTTTGGTCGGCAAGATCACCCCGAAGGGTGAGACCGAGCTCTCAGCTGAGGAAAAATTACTCCGGGCAATTTTTGGTGAAAAAGCGAAGGATGTAAAAGATAGCTCACTCTACTTAGAGCATGGTGAGCACGGTAAAGTGGTTGACATCAAAGTCTTTTCACGAGAAAAGGGTGACAAACTTTCATCCGGCGTGATCAAGACTATCCAAGTTTCAGTTGCCCAACTTCGCAAGATTCAAGTTGGCGACAAGATGGCTGGCCGACACGGAAACAAAGGTGTTATTTCTCGCATTGTGGCTGTAGAAGATATGCCATTCCTAGAGGACGGTACCCCGGTCGACATTATTCTCAACCCGTTGGGTGTTGCCTCTCGTATGAACCTCGGACAAATTTTGGAAACCCACCTCGGGCTCGCCGCAAAGAAGCTTGGTTACAAGGTTGCCAGTCCAGCTCTCGATGGCGTACCAGAAGAAACCATTCGTGAAGAATTAGCCAAGGCTGGTTATCCAGTTGACGGTAAGCTGACCTTGATTGATGGTCGTACTGGTAAGCCAATGGATCAAAAAGCTACCGTGGGTAACATTTACATGTTGAAATTGAATCACTTGGTTGAAGATAAGATTCACCAACGTTCCATTGGTCCATACTCTCTCGTTACGCAGCAGCCGCTCGGTGGTAAAGCTCAGTTCGGTGGTCAGCGCTTTGGAGAAATGGAAGTGTGGGCACTCGAAGCATATGGTGCCGCCCATACCCTGCAAGAAATGTTGACCATTAAGTCTGACGACGTACCAGGTCGCTCCAAGGCCTATGAGTCAGTCATTAAGGGTGAACCAATTACCCGACTCAATGTTCCAGAATCCTTTAACGTATTAGTCCGTGAATTAAAGGGTCTTGGTTTGGATGTTGATTTGATCGGCGCCAAACCACGTGATGGAGAAGAAGAAAAACCTCGCCAACCCTCTGAAGAAGAGAAAAAACTAGCAACGGCTGAAACAGGTGGAGGAGAGGACGTCCCCGAAGAACCTAAAGAATCAAGCGATGATTGA